The Streptomyces sp. NBC_00102 genome segment CCACAGCAGGGTGTCGGCGTCCGTGTGGTGCCCCGCGTACTGGACGAACCGGCCGAACTGCTCGGACCAGAAGTACGGCACCGGGTCGTAGGGCTCGGTGGCGTCGGGTCCTTCAGCGCCCGTGATGCCCGCCGCGACCGTGCGCGGGCCCTGGAGGGCGTTGTCCCAGTGGTGGACCAGGAGGCGGGCGCCGTAGCGCGTGGAGGGGTACGAGGCGCAGTCCCCGACCGCGTACACGCCGGGCACCGAGGTGCGCAGCGTGGCGTCGGCGGTGACCGATCCGTCCGGGCCCAGCGCGACGCCGGAGCCGGCGAGCCAGCCGGTGGCGGGGCGGGCGCCGATGCCGACGACCACCGCGCCGGCCGGCAGCCTGCGTCCGTCGGCGAGGACCACGGCGCCTGGTTCGACGCGGTCGACCCGGGCTCCGGTGAGGAGCGTGGCGCCGCCGCGTGCGTACCAGTCGGCCATGGGGGCGGCGACCTCGGCGGGCAGCACCCCGGCGAGCGGGCGGGGGGCGGCTTCCACGACGGTGACCGTGCAGCCGGCGGCACGGGCGGCGGTCGCGAACTCGGCTCCGATCCAGCCCGCGCCGACCACGACGACGTCGTGCTTTCCGGCGAGGACGGGCCGCAGCCGCGCCGCGTCGTCCAGGGTGCGCAGCAGGTGGACGCCGGGGATCCCTTCGGAGCCGGGCAGTGTCAGGGGTTCGGCGCCGGTGGCGAGGACGAGGACGTCGTACGGGACCGGGCCGGCCTCGGTGTCCACCTCCCGGTCGGCGGGGCGCAAGCCCTCGACGGAGAGTCCGAGGCGCAGGCGGACGCCGAGCGTCTCGAAGTCGACGGCGAAGGCGGAGTGCTCGGCGGTGCCGAGCAGTACGGCCTTGGAGAGCGGCGGCCGGTCGTAGGGCTGGTGGGGCTCCGCGCCGATGAGGGTGACGGGCCCGGAGTACCCCTCGTCCCGCAGCGCCACCGCGGTCTGCACTCCCGCCATGCCCGCTCCGACGATGACGACGCCGTGCTCCGGCGCCCGCTGGTCGCTCTGTTCGCTCACGTACCCACCCTAAACACTTGACACTTCGTCAAGTTCCGGGGGGCGGCCGCCCCGGGCGACGGCTCGGTCGTGGCGCACGGACGGCGGGGTCTAGGGTGGCTGCGCAAGAACACTCGCGGGAGCCCGGACGGACCGGGCTGAGAGGGAGGCTGACGGCCTCCGACCGTACGAACCTGATCCGGGTCATGCCGGCGAAGGGAGGGGCTGGACACCCATGCGCGCATCACGGGAACCGTCCACCGCCGCGGGCGGGGACACGACGGGCCGGGACACGGCCGTCGGGGACACGACCGGCGCCGGCCGCCGGGGGCCCTCGTACGACGTGCTCGTCGTCGGGGGCGGCATCATCGGCCTGGTGACCGCCTGGCGGGCCGCGCAGGCGGGACTGCGGACGGCGGTCGCCGATCCGGAGCCGGGCGGCGGGGCCGCGCGGGTGGCGGCCGGGATGCTGGCCGCCGTCACCGAACTCCACTACGGCGAGCAGATGCTGCTCGGGCTCAACCTCGCCTCCGCCGCCCGCTACCCCGCGTTCGTCGCGGAGCTGGAGGCGGCGAGCGGCCGGGAGACCGGCTTCCGCGCCTGCGGCACCCTCGCGGTGGCGCTGGACTCCGACGACCGGGCGCACCTGCGCGAGCTGCACGCCCTCCAGGAGCGGTCGGGGCTGGACTCGCAGTGGCTGTCGGGGCGCGAATGCCGGCGGCTGGAGCCGATGCTGGCGCCGGGCGTACGGGGCGGGCTGCGGGTGGACGGCGACCACCAGGTCGACCCGCGCAGGCTGGCGACCGCGCTGCTGGCGGCCTGCGAGCGGGCCGGGGTGGTCTTCCACCGCAGCCCCTGCGAGCGTCTCGACGTCGCGCGCGGCCGGGCGTCCGGGGCGCTGCTCGCGGACGGTACGGCGGTTTCGGCCGGCCAGGTCGTACTGGCCGCCGGCAGCCTCAGCGCCCGGCTCCCGGGGCTGCCGGAGGGCGTCGCCCCACCGGTGCGGCCGGTGAAGGGCCAGGTGCTGCGGCTGACCGTGCCGCGCGCGTACGCCCCCTTCCTCAGCCGGACCGTGCGCGCGGTGGTGCGGGGCCAGGACCTGTATCTCGTACCGCGCGAGAACGGCGAGCTGGTCGTCGGCGCGACCAGCGAGGAGATGGGCTGGGACACCACGGTGACGGCGGGCGGGGTGTACGAGCTGCTGCGCGACGCCCACGAGCTGGTACCCGGCATCACCGAGCTGCCGCTCACCGAGACCCTGGCCGGGCTGCGTCCCGCCACCCCGGACAACGCGCCGGTGCTCGGCCCGACCGCGCTGCCGGGGCTGCTGGTCGCCACCGGCCACCACCGCAACGGGGTGCTGCTGACCCCCGTCACCGGCGACGCGATGGCTCACGCGCTGACCACCGGCGAGCTGCCCCCGGTGGCCCGCCCGTTCGCCCCGAGCCGCTTCACCACACCCGTAGTCCCCGCGCGCGAGGAGCAGTACGCATGAGCGACCCGACAGACGGGATCTCCGTCTCCGTCTCCGTCAACGGTGACCCGCGCGAGGTTTCCGCGGGCACCACCCTGGGCGCCCTGGTGGCGTCCCTCACCCGGGTGTCCTCCGGGGTCGCCGCCGCCGTCAACGAGAGCGTGGTGCCGCGCTCGGCCTGGGACGCCACCCCGCTCGCCGGGGGCGACCGCGTCGAGGTCCTCACCGCGGTACAGGGAGGGTGACCATGTCCGACGACGTCTTCCGCCTGGGCGGGCTCGAATTCTCGTCCCGCCTGATCATGGGCACCGGCGGCGCCCCCAGCCTGGACGTGCTGGAGCGGGCGCTCGTCGCCTCCGGAACCGAGCTGACCACCGTCGCGATGCGGCGCCTGGACCCGACCGTGCAGGGTTCGGTCCTCTCCGTGCTGGAGCGCCTCTCCATCCGGGTGCTGCCCAACACCGCGGGCTGCTTCACCGCGGGCGAGGCGGTGCTGACCGCCCGGCTGGCCCGGGAGGCCCTCGGCACGGACTGGGTGAAGCTGGAGGTGGTGGCCGACGAACGGACCCTGCTGCCGGACCCGGTCGAGCTGCTGGACGCGGCGGAGATCCTGGTCGACGAGGGGTTCACCGTGCTGCCCTACACCAACGACGACCCGGTCCTCGCCCGGAAGCTGGAGGACGTGGGCTGCGCGGCGGTCATGCCGCTCGGCTCCCCCATCGGCTCCGGCCTCGGCATCCGCAACCCGCACAACTTCGAGCTGATCGTGGAGCGGGCCGGGGTGCCGGTGATCCTGGACGCCGGGGCGGGCACCGCCTCGGACGCGGCGCTGGCGATGGAGCTGGGGTGCGCGGCCGTGATGCTCGCCTCGGCGGTGACCCGGGCGCAGGAGCCGGAGCTGATGGCGTCGGCGATGCGGCACGCGGTGGACGGAGGCCGTCTCGCCCGCCGGGCGGGCCGCATCCCCCGCCGCCACTTCGCGGAGGCCTCCTCCCCGGTGGAGGGCCGCGCGGTCCTGGACCCGGAGCGCCCGGCGTTCTGAACGGGTCCGGCGTGTCACGGCTCGGCTGCGATACGGCCCCGGGCCCGCTCCGGGGCGCCCGGGGTGTCCGCGGCGGCTCGTAGACTCGTCGGGTGGACACGACCCTCCAGGACCCGCTGCTCGGACGGCTGCTCGACGGCCGCTACCGCGTCGACGCGCGCATCGCCGTGGGCGGGATGGCCACGGTCTACCGGGCCGTGGACATCCGGCTCGACCGGGTGCTCGCCCTCAAGGTGATGCACCCCGCGCTCGCGGCCGACGCCTCGTTCGTCGAGCGCTTCATCCGCGAGGCGAAGTCGGTGGCGCGCCTGGCGCACCCCAACGTGGTCTCCGTCTTCGACCAGGGCGCCGAGGGTGCGTACGTCTACCTCGCGATGGAGTACGTCGCGGGGTGCACGCTCCGCGAGGTGCTGCGGGACCGCGGGGCCCTCCAGCCGCGCGCCGCGCTCGACATCCTGGAGCCGGTGCTGGCCGCGCTCGGCGCCGCCCACCGGGCCGGGTTCGTGCACCGCGACATGAAGCCGGAGAACGTCCTCATAGGGGACGACGGCTGGGTGAAGGTGGCGGACTTCGGGCTGGTGCGCGCGGTCGGCACCGCCACCGACACCACCGGCTCCCTGCTGGGCACGGTCTCCTACCTCGCCCCCGAGCAGATCGAGCACGGCACGGCGGACACCCGCTCGGACGTGTACGCCTGCGGTGTGGTGATGTACGAGATGCTGACCGGCGCCAAGCCGCATACCGGCGAGAACGCCGCGCAGATCATCTACCAGCACCTCAACCAGGACGTCCCCCCGCCGTCCGCCGCCGTCCCCGGGCTCTCCCCGGCGCTGGACGCGCTGGTCGCGGGGGCCACGGCGCGCGACGCCCGGGCACGCGCGCAGGACGCGGTGGTGCTGCTCTCCGAGACCCTCGAAGCCCGTGCCCTGCTCAGCGACGCCGAACTGGACGCCGTACCGCCGCAGGCGCTCGCCCCGGGCGCCTCAGGCGCGGAAGACCGTACGAGCGTGCTGCCGCGCGCCGCGGCCGGGGACCCGGGTGCCACGAACCGGACGAGCCGGCTGGAGATGCCCGCCGCCGTCAGCGCCTCCGAGGCGCCCCGGCGGCTCCGGCGGTCCGGGCGTCCCGTGCGCACGGGACGCCCGGACCGCCAGGGCCGCCCGCGCCGCGGGGTCTACGCCTCGGTCGCCGCGCTGGTGCTGGTGCTGCTGGTCGGCAGCGGTGTCTGGTACATCAACTCGGGCCAGTTCACCCAGGTACCCTCGCTCCTCGGCCAGCCCCGGCAGACCGCCGAGAAGCGGCTCGACGAGGCCGGGCTCGACGTGAAGTCGGTGGCCCAGGCGTACAGCGACACGGTCGACCGGGGCTCGGTGATCAGCAGCGATCCCGCGCCCGGCGAACGGGTCCGGGGCAACGAGTCGGTGAAGCTGGTCGTCTCGCGGGGCCCGGAGATCGTGGAGGTCCCGGACGTGGCGGGGACCTCCCTGTCCGACGCGCGCCGGACGCTGAAGGAGGCCGGTCTGGCGCCCGGCATGGTGACCCGGGAGTTCAGCGACGACATCGGGCGCGGCGAGGTGGTCCGTACGGACCCCGAGGCGGGCACCGGGCGCCACCCGGACTCCGCGGTGGCGCTGGTCGTGAGCAAGGGCTCCCCCGTCGACGTACCGGACGTCTCCGGGCTCTCCGTCGAGGACGCCACGGCGGCCTTGGAGGAGGAGGGGCTGAAGGCCGAGGTGAAGCCCGGCAGGATCAACTCCCCCGAGGTGGCCGGAGACGTCGCCGAGCAGACTCCGGACCCGGGCGCCGAGGCGGCCGAGGGCGACACCGTCCAGCTCACCGTGTCCAAGGGTCCCCGGATGATCGAGGTGCCGGACGTCACCGGCAAGGACGTGGACGAGGCGCGGGAGATCCTGGAGGACGCCGGCTTCGAGGTCAAGGTCGACCGGCCGTTCCTCTCCTTCAGCGACACGGTCGGCAGCCAGTCCGTGGACGGCGGCGGCCGGGCCGCCGAGGGATCGGCCATCACCATCAGGACCAAGGGACTGTGAGCATGCGCAACCCGGTGGGCGGACACGTCCCGGTGGCCGGCGGGCTGGTGAGGACCGGGATCGGTTACGCCGACGAACTGGCGGCCGAGACCGTCCAGGTCTTCGTGGCGAACCCGCGCGGCTGGGCCACCCCGGCGGGCAAGCCCGAGCAGGACGAGCTGTTCCGCAAGGAGTGCGAGGCCCGGGACATGCCGGTCTACGTGCACGCCCCGTACCTGATCAACTTCGGCTCGCACACCGAGGCGACCGTGGAGAAGTCCGTGGAGTCCCTGCGGCACTCGCTGCGCCGCGCGCGCGAGATCGGCGCGCTGGGCGTCGTCGTCCACACGGGTTCGGCGACCGGCGGCCGGCCCCGGGAGGAGGCGCTGGCGCAGGTGCGGGACCACATGCTCCCGCTGCTGGACGAGCTGACCCACGACGACGACCCCGATCTCCTGCTGGAGTCGACCGCCGGCCAGGGGTTCTCGCTCTGCTCGCGGACCTGGGACTTCGGGCCGTACTTCGAGGCACTGGACTCCCACCCCAAGCTGGGCGTCTGCCTGGACACCTGCCACATCTACGCGGCGGGCCACGACCTCGCGGGTCCCTCCGGGATGAGCCGGACCCTGGACCTGCTGGTGGAGACGGTCGGCGAGGGGCGGCTGAAGCTGATCCACGCCAATGACTCCAAGGACGTGGTCGGCGCCCACAAGGACCGGCACGAGAACATCGGCTCGGGCCACATCGGCGCGGAGCCGTTCCGGGAGCTGTTCGCGCACCCGGCGACGTCCGGGGTGCCGCTGGTCATCGAGACGCCGGGCGGGAAAGAGGGGCACGCGGCGGACGTGGCCCGGCTGAAGGAGCTGCGGGACTCCGCCGCGACGTCCTGAAC includes the following:
- a CDS encoding NAD(P)/FAD-dependent oxidoreductase, giving the protein MSEQSDQRAPEHGVVIVGAGMAGVQTAVALRDEGYSGPVTLIGAEPHQPYDRPPLSKAVLLGTAEHSAFAVDFETLGVRLRLGLSVEGLRPADREVDTEAGPVPYDVLVLATGAEPLTLPGSEGIPGVHLLRTLDDAARLRPVLAGKHDVVVVGAGWIGAEFATAARAAGCTVTVVEAAPRPLAGVLPAEVAAPMADWYARGGATLLTGARVDRVEPGAVVLADGRRLPAGAVVVGIGARPATGWLAGSGVALGPDGSVTADATLRTSVPGVYAVGDCASYPSTRYGARLLVHHWDNALQGPRTVAAGITGAEGPDATEPYDPVPYFWSEQFGRFVQYAGHHTDADTLLWRGDPADEEWTVLWLRDGALVALLAVGRPRDLTQGRRLVASGRTVDPERAADPAVPLKSAVR
- the thiO gene encoding glycine oxidase ThiO; the encoded protein is MRASREPSTAAGGDTTGRDTAVGDTTGAGRRGPSYDVLVVGGGIIGLVTAWRAAQAGLRTAVADPEPGGGAARVAAGMLAAVTELHYGEQMLLGLNLASAARYPAFVAELEAASGRETGFRACGTLAVALDSDDRAHLRELHALQERSGLDSQWLSGRECRRLEPMLAPGVRGGLRVDGDHQVDPRRLATALLAACERAGVVFHRSPCERLDVARGRASGALLADGTAVSAGQVVLAAGSLSARLPGLPEGVAPPVRPVKGQVLRLTVPRAYAPFLSRTVRAVVRGQDLYLVPRENGELVVGATSEEMGWDTTVTAGGVYELLRDAHELVPGITELPLTETLAGLRPATPDNAPVLGPTALPGLLVATGHHRNGVLLTPVTGDAMAHALTTGELPPVARPFAPSRFTTPVVPAREEQYA
- the thiS gene encoding sulfur carrier protein ThiS, with the translated sequence MSDPTDGISVSVSVNGDPREVSAGTTLGALVASLTRVSSGVAAAVNESVVPRSAWDATPLAGGDRVEVLTAVQGG
- a CDS encoding thiazole synthase, which gives rise to MSDDVFRLGGLEFSSRLIMGTGGAPSLDVLERALVASGTELTTVAMRRLDPTVQGSVLSVLERLSIRVLPNTAGCFTAGEAVLTARLAREALGTDWVKLEVVADERTLLPDPVELLDAAEILVDEGFTVLPYTNDDPVLARKLEDVGCAAVMPLGSPIGSGLGIRNPHNFELIVERAGVPVILDAGAGTASDAALAMELGCAAVMLASAVTRAQEPELMASAMRHAVDGGRLARRAGRIPRRHFAEASSPVEGRAVLDPERPAF
- the pknB gene encoding Stk1 family PASTA domain-containing Ser/Thr kinase translates to MDTTLQDPLLGRLLDGRYRVDARIAVGGMATVYRAVDIRLDRVLALKVMHPALAADASFVERFIREAKSVARLAHPNVVSVFDQGAEGAYVYLAMEYVAGCTLREVLRDRGALQPRAALDILEPVLAALGAAHRAGFVHRDMKPENVLIGDDGWVKVADFGLVRAVGTATDTTGSLLGTVSYLAPEQIEHGTADTRSDVYACGVVMYEMLTGAKPHTGENAAQIIYQHLNQDVPPPSAAVPGLSPALDALVAGATARDARARAQDAVVLLSETLEARALLSDAELDAVPPQALAPGASGAEDRTSVLPRAAAGDPGATNRTSRLEMPAAVSASEAPRRLRRSGRPVRTGRPDRQGRPRRGVYASVAALVLVLLVGSGVWYINSGQFTQVPSLLGQPRQTAEKRLDEAGLDVKSVAQAYSDTVDRGSVISSDPAPGERVRGNESVKLVVSRGPEIVEVPDVAGTSLSDARRTLKEAGLAPGMVTREFSDDIGRGEVVRTDPEAGTGRHPDSAVALVVSKGSPVDVPDVSGLSVEDATAALEEEGLKAEVKPGRINSPEVAGDVAEQTPDPGAEAAEGDTVQLTVSKGPRMIEVPDVTGKDVDEAREILEDAGFEVKVDRPFLSFSDTVGSQSVDGGGRAAEGSAITIRTKGL
- a CDS encoding deoxyribonuclease IV, producing MRNPVGGHVPVAGGLVRTGIGYADELAAETVQVFVANPRGWATPAGKPEQDELFRKECEARDMPVYVHAPYLINFGSHTEATVEKSVESLRHSLRRAREIGALGVVVHTGSATGGRPREEALAQVRDHMLPLLDELTHDDDPDLLLESTAGQGFSLCSRTWDFGPYFEALDSHPKLGVCLDTCHIYAAGHDLAGPSGMSRTLDLLVETVGEGRLKLIHANDSKDVVGAHKDRHENIGSGHIGAEPFRELFAHPATSGVPLVIETPGGKEGHAADVARLKELRDSAATS